In Desulfovibrio litoralis DSM 11393, a genomic segment contains:
- a CDS encoding 4Fe-4S dicluster domain-containing protein yields the protein MTEQTQNTQYSEKTTTHSNDPFENNDLANYVIYADTNKCRGCHKCEIACIASHYDMSIKEAVKRRKDLPSRIHVIKSGTTKLPIQCRQCENAPCAKVCPTHALIQTNGGKVVMRPQFCAGCEICMMACPYGAITRSFVKLSEEEQARLAHSEPRVVAVRCDLCQELSKKENRNVSACVEACPAKALTKVTIQEYRLLKAKNAPLPLADDSAVHETDMP from the coding sequence ATGACGGAACAAACCCAAAACACACAGTATTCAGAAAAAACAACAACACACTCAAACGACCCGTTTGAGAATAATGACCTTGCCAATTATGTTATTTATGCCGACACCAATAAATGTCGTGGTTGTCATAAATGCGAAATTGCCTGTATTGCCTCTCATTATGACATGTCTATTAAAGAAGCCGTAAAACGCCGTAAAGACTTGCCGTCAAGAATTCATGTCATAAAATCGGGAACAACAAAACTCCCCATACAATGTCGCCAATGTGAAAACGCTCCTTGTGCAAAGGTTTGTCCAACTCACGCCCTCATACAAACCAATGGGGGAAAAGTGGTAATGCGTCCACAATTTTGTGCGGGTTGTGAAATTTGTATGATGGCGTGTCCTTATGGTGCGATTACACGTTCTTTTGTTAAACTTTCGGAAGAAGAACAAGCAAGACTTGCACACTCAGAACCAAGAGTCGTTGCCGTTCGCTGTGATCTTTGTCAAGAACTTAGCAAAAAAGAAAACAGAAATGTAAGTGCCTGTGTCGAAGCGTGTCCGGCAAAGGCTTTAACAAAAGTAACAATCCAAGAATACAGACTGTTAAAAGCTAAAAATGCCCCGCTTCCTTTAGCTGACGATTCTGCCGTTCATGAAACAGATATGCCTTAA
- a CDS encoding hydrogenase maturation nickel metallochaperone HypA — protein MHELAIATPLLKIVLEELNKHSDNQNLEVKEIYINVGVLVDLEIKTLEACFKLLAENTKAQNALLTIEKQAMHGYCMECKKEVKTIKRSFSCPLCSKDKVEWKGGRELYISSITVKTCQ, from the coding sequence ATGCACGAACTGGCTATTGCAACCCCGCTTTTAAAAATTGTCTTGGAAGAATTAAATAAACATTCTGACAATCAAAACTTAGAAGTTAAAGAAATATATATCAATGTCGGAGTATTGGTAGACTTAGAAATAAAGACCTTAGAGGCATGTTTTAAACTCTTAGCTGAAAACACTAAGGCTCAAAATGCTCTGCTGACAATAGAAAAACAAGCCATGCACGGTTATTGTATGGAGTGTAAAAAAGAAGTAAAAACAATAAAACGTAGTTTTTCATGTCCGCTTTGTTCTAAAGACAAGGTAGAATGGAAAGGCGGAAGAGAACTATATATATCATCTATTACAGTAAAAACCTGTCAATAA
- a CDS encoding nickel-dependent hydrogenase large subunit has product METTIKEFTLPIGPVHVALEEPMYFRLTTEGELVKKVEITSGHVHRGMEALATKRNFFQNIVLTERVCSLCSNSHPLTYCMALENLAEIKVPQRAQYLRVYADEIKRVASHLFNVAILAHIIGYKSLFMHMMEVREIMQDVKETVYGNRMDLAANCIGGVKYDVDSSLLQFVSKSTNQLKTHIAELIEIYQNDSMILKRTKGVGKINADEVRQYGLVGPVARGSGVCLDVRRDTPYAVYDKLKFNVITETGGDVHARAMVRLRETLESIHILEQVTEQMPEGSCFAELQTIPAGQAVARTEAPRGELFYYIRTDESDIPTRLKWRVPSYMNWEALKVMMKDCALADIPLIVNSIDPCVSCTER; this is encoded by the coding sequence ATGGAAACAACAATTAAAGAATTTACCCTACCTATTGGTCCCGTGCATGTGGCATTGGAAGAACCCATGTATTTTCGCTTAACTACCGAAGGTGAACTTGTAAAAAAAGTAGAAATCACCTCAGGTCATGTCCATAGAGGAATGGAAGCTCTCGCCACCAAACGAAACTTTTTTCAAAATATCGTACTGACCGAACGAGTTTGTTCTTTATGTTCAAATTCTCACCCTTTAACTTATTGTATGGCTCTTGAGAACCTTGCTGAGATAAAAGTTCCTCAAAGGGCTCAATATTTAAGAGTTTATGCTGATGAAATAAAGCGTGTGGCTTCTCATCTTTTTAACGTTGCAATTTTAGCACATATAATCGGCTATAAATCTTTGTTTATGCACATGATGGAAGTGCGTGAAATCATGCAAGACGTTAAAGAAACAGTATACGGAAACAGAATGGATCTTGCGGCTAACTGTATCGGCGGAGTAAAATATGACGTTGATTCTTCACTTTTACAGTTTGTAAGCAAAAGCACTAACCAATTAAAAACTCATATTGCCGAACTTATTGAAATATATCAAAATGACTCTATGATACTAAAACGCACCAAAGGCGTAGGAAAAATTAACGCCGATGAAGTACGCCAATACGGACTTGTCGGACCGGTGGCAAGAGGAAGCGGAGTTTGTCTTGATGTACGCCGTGATACGCCCTATGCCGTTTATGACAAACTAAAGTTTAACGTAATCACAGAGACAGGTGGCGATGTACACGCAAGAGCAATGGTACGCCTGCGTGAAACATTAGAATCAATTCATATACTTGAACAAGTAACCGAACAAATGCCCGAAGGTTCATGCTTTGCAGAATTGCAAACCATTCCTGCTGGTCAGGCTGTTGCCAGAACAGAAGCCCCAAGAGGCGAATTGTTTTATTATATCAGAACAGACGAGTCTGATATTCCTACTCGTCTTAAATGGCGTGTTCCTTCTTACATGAACTGGGAAGCTCTAAAGGTAATGATGAAAGATTGTGCTTTAGCCGATATACCGTTAATCGTAAACAGTATTGACCCTTGTGTTTCGTGTACCGAAAGATAA
- a CDS encoding NADH-quinone oxidoreductase subunit C, whose amino-acid sequence MMNKEQLDEKIFELLKKYASWTNDEKENIFGWLNLESPDKIEPLAQMLASCSARLCTITAYSVKRNDQNKRLAIAYHFVVGNFTFTVTAPLYSDDNAETLPVPSITPWFQNADWNEREFKEMYNINIINHPNPKRLFLDERLDAGIMDQLVPFSALSNSANTKDLWEKIMSSNAAQKMAYEKAIVTAVLPQVIEPKFTPVKKDA is encoded by the coding sequence ATGATGAATAAAGAACAATTAGATGAAAAAATATTTGAATTGCTAAAAAAATATGCAAGTTGGACTAATGATGAAAAAGAAAATATTTTTGGTTGGCTTAATTTAGAGTCGCCTGACAAAATAGAACCCTTGGCTCAAATGTTAGCTAGTTGCTCCGCCAGACTTTGCACTATTACGGCTTATTCCGTAAAAAGAAACGACCAGAACAAAAGACTTGCGATTGCCTATCATTTTGTTGTTGGTAATTTTACTTTTACGGTTACCGCCCCTCTTTATTCTGATGATAACGCCGAAACTCTTCCCGTTCCTTCAATTACCCCTTGGTTTCAAAATGCTGATTGGAACGAAAGAGAGTTTAAAGAGATGTATAATATCAATATTATAAACCACCCAAACCCCAAACGTCTCTTTTTAGACGAACGTCTTGATGCCGGTATTATGGATCAACTCGTTCCGTTTTCTGCCTTATCAAACAGTGCAAACACAAAAGACCTGTGGGAAAAGATCATGAGTTCTAACGCCGCACAAAAAATGGCATACGAAAAAGCGATTGTTACAGCCGTCTTACCTCAAGTAATCGAACCAAAGTTTACTCCCGTCAAAAAAGATGCTTAA
- a CDS encoding 4Fe-4S dicluster domain-containing protein yields MFKFLKILGRNLKQGPSTQIFPLGEAPTPKRFRGRVVVDPSKCVGCGICKHVCAGRAINIEPDKNKQGYSFSVWHNTCALCGMCRHYCPTKAITLSNDWHNAHLQSKKYDNAEHHFIPYSRCRSCDAPMRRLPPELVLKIYTDKSLDMMPLLSLCPQCRQVATAEREAPQVETTTQEPLLKKETNDE; encoded by the coding sequence ATGTTTAAATTTCTTAAGATATTAGGAAGAAACTTAAAGCAAGGTCCTTCAACTCAAATTTTCCCTTTAGGTGAAGCTCCGACTCCAAAACGCTTTAGAGGGCGTGTTGTTGTTGACCCGTCAAAGTGTGTCGGCTGTGGTATTTGTAAACACGTTTGTGCCGGAAGAGCGATTAATATAGAACCAGATAAAAACAAACAAGGTTATAGCTTTTCCGTTTGGCACAACACCTGTGCTTTATGTGGTATGTGTCGTCATTACTGCCCGACTAAGGCGATTACACTAAGCAATGATTGGCATAATGCCCACCTTCAAAGCAAAAAATATGATAATGCTGAACACCACTTTATCCCATATTCTCGTTGTCGCTCCTGCGATGCCCCTATGCGTAGATTGCCACCTGAATTGGTTTTAAAAATTTATACAGATAAATCTCTCGATATGATGCCCCTTTTAAGCCTCTGTCCTCAATGTAGACAAGTCGCAACGGCAGAGAGAGAAGCCCCTCAAGTAGAAACCACCACTCAAGAACCCCTTCTAAAAAAAGAGACTAATGATGAATAA
- a CDS encoding NADH-quinone oxidoreductase subunit B family protein has protein sequence MNILDKLSVRSPWLFRINAGSCNGCDVELATTACIPRYDVERLGCKYCGSPRHADIVLITGPLTLKVRDKVLRVWEEIPEPKVTVAVGICPISGGVFAGGHSICGPLDRYIPIDVNVNGCPPRPQAIIEGVLLAKAVWLAKLEGKAFIPQGEQHV, from the coding sequence ATGAATATATTAGACAAATTATCCGTTCGTTCCCCTTGGCTTTTTCGTATTAATGCCGGCTCATGCAACGGTTGCGACGTTGAACTTGCAACAACAGCCTGTATACCGCGTTATGATGTTGAACGTCTAGGTTGTAAATATTGTGGAAGTCCCAGACATGCTGATATTGTCTTAATAACCGGACCTCTTACTTTAAAAGTAAGGGATAAAGTTTTAAGAGTTTGGGAGGAAATTCCTGAACCTAAAGTAACTGTTGCCGTGGGAATTTGCCCTATCAGCGGTGGAGTTTTTGCCGGAGGACACTCTATTTGCGGACCTCTTGATCGCTATATTCCCATTGATGTAAATGTTAACGGTTGTCCCCCTCGCCCTCAGGCAATTATAGAAGGCGTTCTTTTAGCTAAAGCCGTCTGGTTAGCAAAGCTTGAAGGTAAAGCATTTATTCCACAAGGAGAACAACATGTTTAA
- a CDS encoding respiratory chain complex I subunit 1 family protein: MNEFPSLLLQIITGLFHLIIFPGGIFALFVGLYFKGIDRKIEARLQRRVGPPLSQPFYDFAKLCTKETIIPATANPTVFFIAPIIGLTGMAVCAALLPIPGAYNGMEYMGDMLVFFYLLPLPAIALMIAGSASSSPFGAIGFSREMSIMLAYEVPLLIIILAVAMKVGGDGTAEFSLARVIEYQKDNGSFGLSLSLFPAFLAYLAFLPGTMGVAPFDIPEAETEILEGPLLEYSGPALGFFSLTSALKMFVVLGFGIVMFFPGTISDSIVINILWFCLKTLALMLIVITLVKSATGRFRIEQALSFYLKVPTLLALLSLFLVWCGI, encoded by the coding sequence ATGAATGAGTTTCCGTCTTTATTACTACAAATAATAACAGGATTATTTCATCTGATAATTTTTCCCGGTGGAATATTTGCCCTGTTTGTCGGTTTATACTTCAAAGGAATTGACCGAAAAATAGAGGCTCGTTTACAACGTCGAGTTGGACCGCCTTTAAGTCAACCTTTTTATGATTTTGCCAAGCTTTGCACCAAAGAAACAATTATTCCGGCTACTGCCAACCCGACTGTCTTTTTTATAGCTCCGATTATCGGACTAACGGGAATGGCGGTTTGTGCGGCGTTATTACCTATTCCCGGCGCGTATAACGGAATGGAATATATGGGTGATATGTTAGTATTCTTTTATCTGTTGCCACTTCCCGCAATCGCCTTAATGATTGCAGGTTCAGCATCAAGCTCACCTTTCGGTGCAATTGGTTTTTCACGAGAAATGAGCATTATGTTGGCTTATGAAGTTCCTTTATTAATCATTATCTTGGCTGTTGCCATGAAAGTAGGCGGAGACGGAACGGCAGAGTTTTCTCTGGCAAGAGTAATTGAATATCAAAAAGACAACGGTTCTTTTGGTTTATCTTTAAGCCTTTTCCCCGCATTCTTAGCATATTTGGCTTTTTTACCCGGTACTATGGGAGTAGCTCCTTTTGATATTCCCGAAGCAGAAACCGAAATTCTCGAAGGACCTCTTTTGGAATATTCCGGTCCTGCTTTAGGTTTTTTCAGTCTTACAAGTGCCTTAAAAATGTTTGTAGTCTTAGGTTTTGGCATTGTTATGTTTTTTCCCGGCACTATTTCAGACAGTATTGTAATAAATATATTATGGTTTTGCCTTAAAACCCTTGCACTTATGCTAATAGTTATTACTTTGGTCAAGTCGGCTACCGGTCGTTTTAGAATTGAACAAGCCCTTTCTTTTTATTTAAAAGTTCCAACCCTACTCGCACTGCTCAGTCTTTTTCTCGTTTGGTGCGGAATATAA
- a CDS encoding proton-conducting transporter membrane subunit, giving the protein MVNTGSVMVHINNSLNSTFFIVLGLFILGFSVFKLFQNINNAKYQFKWTSCIDVSTFFFGLGLGGLGGFSGAFLCVLYIGVARLLAYLSLNQVCAYARTKNINELSGISNSRPLSALLFAFSMFAAIGISPFLTPDAKPLIMYAVFETNQPMLSLILVISNIISAIATVRLVQPIWLGLGTFAEEKQSFGSGNNLLTGILSIALILMGIFGHSLVNMAVSFSGYSLESLPHISVEWNFGTLLLFVSAFALFFLRKFNRLYAYAAGGGILALTLVCALTVQYGHPLSRLFACIISGIGLLVWSYSYGYFAESKKGFGSAIKESKYTFFFFILFGSLFGLATTSHSLSFFVFWELMTLSSYVLIAYQGTEAADKAAKLYFIMCTAAATFLLPVLLYLSQTTGSFNWAEINASIGTISGFALSISAFSALIAFGVKAGLMPGHAWLPVAHPAAPSSISAPLSGVLTKAGIFGIVLLIFLVMGAANTWQGESSNISTFIFSLLTLVGATTMAYGEFMALKQEDIKRLFAYSTMGQIGEITLTLSVCSLLATTGALFHVLNHAIMKDLLFLGSGALILRAGGQKLSDFKGLGRVMPFTVTCMVIGLLSIMGLPPFAGFMSKYLMIMALSEKSMFLAALMLMASLAGCVYYMRIIRVLVFEPCNRQDITEVSLAIRIPLGILAGLCILLGLFPNLGLSLILPIVQTTLNGAELSLASLPPLLKTSWSIPSLILLLGGVAICIKRPLPILSGKYTTLILLATSACVLLFGRSLDTLSFIFALIIPLVGAINMHYATDYMLHSHSQWRFYGFFLFMCAGLVGVALSSDLFNFFFFWEIMSSWSLYFVIVHEENEAALREGFKYFFFNVLGASFIFLAIAFLSVTVGTVEFSQLPTALAKSGLSNATITGIVTLLAIGFIMKAAQLPFRIDIQMHPATAPTPVSGYISSVLLKSALFGLIKLFLAMGGVVFFTSMISREVLMEAVLWIGGITIVMAAAYAVVQTDIKRMLIYSTVSQLGYMVLALALCTPLGVAGGLLHLLNHVLFKNLLFLVAGALILQTGKHSLNEIGGLGRQMPKTFALFAIGAFCVIGIPPSNGFTSKWIIYHALMEQGYVLLAILSLVGSVITLAYFAKFMHTAFLGQSVKAEKDIIVTDPPKGMILSMNILAVGCIITSIFPGIFLAPINMVLEGFNLQTLDIALWGISSGSGAWNATITAVLFFVVFFGARYLLLSLSTKQRITDIHTCGIPPEELNLQENAQSLYSGPISIITTIKQQIAKYFKQ; this is encoded by the coding sequence ATAGTTAATACAGGAAGTGTTATGGTTCATATCAACAACTCTCTCAACTCTACTTTTTTTATCGTTTTGGGTCTTTTTATCTTAGGATTTAGTGTTTTTAAATTATTTCAAAACATTAACAATGCCAAGTATCAGTTTAAATGGACAAGTTGTATTGATGTTTCAACTTTTTTCTTTGGCTTGGGGCTAGGAGGCTTAGGCGGATTTTCCGGTGCATTTTTATGCGTCTTATATATCGGCGTTGCTCGCCTGCTCGCTTATTTAAGCCTCAACCAAGTTTGTGCCTATGCAAGAACAAAAAACATCAACGAACTTTCTGGTATATCAAACTCCCGCCCTCTTTCAGCTCTTTTATTCGCTTTCTCTATGTTTGCGGCAATCGGCATCAGCCCGTTCTTAACCCCTGATGCAAAACCTTTAATTATGTATGCGGTTTTTGAAACCAATCAACCCATGTTGAGCTTGATTCTAGTAATTTCAAACATTATCTCAGCAATAGCTACCGTGCGTCTTGTTCAACCTATTTGGCTTGGGCTTGGAACTTTTGCGGAAGAAAAACAAAGTTTTGGATCCGGAAACAATCTATTAACGGGAATATTAAGTATTGCCCTGATTTTAATGGGTATATTCGGACACAGCCTTGTCAATATGGCTGTAAGTTTTAGTGGATATTCTCTTGAAAGCTTGCCTCATATTTCCGTTGAGTGGAATTTTGGAACTTTGCTTTTGTTTGTTAGTGCTTTTGCCTTATTTTTCTTACGCAAATTCAATAGATTATATGCTTATGCCGCAGGTGGAGGCATTCTTGCCTTAACACTCGTCTGTGCCTTGACAGTTCAATACGGTCATCCGCTTTCAAGGTTATTTGCCTGTATTATAAGCGGAATAGGACTTTTAGTTTGGTCATATTCTTATGGTTATTTTGCTGAGAGTAAAAAAGGATTTGGTTCTGCTATTAAAGAATCAAAATATACGTTTTTCTTTTTTATCTTATTTGGCTCATTATTTGGTCTGGCAACAACCTCGCACAGTTTAAGTTTTTTTGTGTTTTGGGAGCTAATGACCCTTTCTTCTTACGTTTTGATCGCTTATCAAGGAACAGAAGCCGCCGATAAAGCCGCAAAACTATATTTCATTATGTGTACTGCTGCCGCTACGTTTTTACTACCTGTTTTACTTTATCTTTCTCAAACAACAGGTTCGTTTAACTGGGCGGAAATAAACGCAAGTATTGGCACAATTTCTGGTTTTGCACTCTCAATTTCTGCTTTCAGTGCTTTAATTGCTTTTGGTGTTAAAGCCGGTTTAATGCCGGGTCATGCTTGGTTGCCGGTTGCACACCCGGCCGCCCCTTCTTCTATTTCAGCCCCGCTTTCCGGTGTTTTAACCAAAGCAGGAATTTTTGGAATAGTATTGCTTATCTTCTTGGTTATGGGAGCTGCCAACACATGGCAGGGAGAAAGCTCAAACATCAGCACATTTATTTTCTCTCTTTTAACCCTAGTCGGTGCAACCACGATGGCATACGGCGAATTTATGGCATTAAAACAAGAGGATATAAAGCGTCTGTTTGCTTACTCAACAATGGGACAAATCGGGGAAATTACTTTAACCTTGAGTGTCTGTTCTCTTCTTGCCACAACCGGTGCCTTGTTTCATGTTTTAAATCATGCAATCATGAAAGATTTACTGTTTTTAGGTTCAGGAGCTTTGATTTTAAGAGCCGGCGGACAAAAACTAAGTGATTTTAAAGGGCTTGGTCGAGTAATGCCGTTTACCGTAACCTGTATGGTAATCGGTTTGCTCAGTATTATGGGCTTACCGCCTTTTGCCGGATTTATGAGTAAATATCTGATGATTATGGCTCTTTCTGAAAAAAGTATGTTTTTAGCCGCATTAATGCTTATGGCAAGCCTTGCCGGCTGTGTATACTATATGCGAATTATCAGGGTTTTGGTCTTTGAACCTTGCAACAGACAAGATATTACGGAAGTTTCTCTCGCAATACGCATTCCTTTAGGCATTTTGGCAGGTTTATGTATTTTACTTGGCTTGTTCCCTAACTTAGGACTAAGCCTCATCTTACCAATCGTACAAACAACCTTGAACGGAGCGGAACTAAGTTTAGCCTCTCTTCCGCCTCTACTTAAAACAAGTTGGTCAATACCTTCTTTAATCTTGCTTTTAGGCGGCGTAGCTATCTGTATTAAGCGTCCACTCCCTATATTATCGGGGAAATATACAACTTTGATTTTATTGGCAACCTCCGCCTGTGTTCTGTTGTTTGGACGTTCTCTTGATACTTTATCTTTTATTTTTGCTCTTATTATTCCTTTAGTTGGTGCTATTAATATGCACTATGCCACTGACTATATGCTTCACAGCCACAGTCAATGGCGTTTTTACGGTTTCTTTTTATTCATGTGTGCCGGTTTAGTCGGCGTTGCCCTTAGTTCAGACCTCTTTAACTTCTTCTTTTTCTGGGAAATAATGAGTTCTTGGAGTTTATACTTCGTTATAGTGCATGAAGAAAATGAAGCGGCCCTACGTGAAGGGTTTAAATATTTCTTCTTTAACGTACTCGGAGCAAGCTTTATCTTTTTAGCAATAGCTTTTCTCTCTGTTACTGTTGGAACAGTAGAGTTTTCTCAGCTTCCTACAGCTTTGGCAAAAAGTGGATTGTCAAACGCAACCATCACGGGCATCGTTACTTTATTGGCTATAGGTTTTATCATGAAAGCCGCCCAACTACCTTTTAGAATTGACATTCAGATGCACCCCGCTACTGCTCCTACGCCTGTTTCCGGCTATATCTCGTCAGTTTTATTAAAAAGTGCTTTATTTGGGCTTATAAAACTCTTCCTTGCTATGGGCGGTGTTGTGTTTTTTACAAGCATGATCAGCCGTGAAGTTTTAATGGAAGCCGTTCTTTGGATAGGCGGAATTACTATTGTGATGGCGGCGGCTTATGCTGTTGTTCAAACAGATATAAAAAGAATGTTGATTTATTCAACGGTTAGCCAGCTTGGTTATATGGTTCTTGCCTTGGCTCTTTGCACCCCTCTGGGCGTAGCCGGCGGTCTTTTACACCTTTTAAACCACGTCTTGTTTAAAAACTTACTCTTCTTGGTCGCAGGAGCCTTAATCTTGCAAACGGGAAAACACAGCTTAAACGAAATTGGCGGGCTTGGCAGGCAAATGCCAAAAACCTTTGCTCTTTTTGCGATTGGTGCGTTTTGCGTTATCGGAATACCTCCAAGTAACGGTTTTACGTCTAAGTGGATTATCTATCACGCTTTGATGGAACAAGGCTATGTACTCTTGGCTATTTTGTCTTTAGTTGGAAGCGTTATAACTTTGGCATATTTTGCCAAGTTTATGCATACCGCATTTTTAGGACAAAGTGTCAAAGCAGAAAAAGACATTATAGTTACAGACCCGCCAAAAGGTATGATTTTATCCATGAATATCTTAGCTGTTGGCTGTATAATAACCAGTATATTTCCCGGAATATTCTTAGCACCGATCAATATGGTTTTAGAAGGTTTCAACCTTCAAACGCTTGATATTGCACTCTGGGGTATAAGCTCAGGGAGTGGTGCATGGAATGCCACAATAACAGCTGTTTTATTCTTTGTTGTATTTTTTGGTGCACGCTATTTACTCTTAAGTTTAAGCACAAAGCAACGCATCACAGACATTCACACCTGTGGTATTCCTCCCGAAGAACTTAATCTTCAAGAAAATGCACAAAGTCTTTATAGCGGTCCTATTTCAATAATCACAACAATTAAACAACAAATAGCTAAATATTTTAAACAATAA
- a CDS encoding alpha/beta fold hydrolase: protein MKVQAKGVELFYKKSGQGKALILLHGNGEDHHIFDKISEKLENNFTVYAIDSRNHGESTKTTNYDYEVMAEDLGAFIHALKIAPVNIVGFSDGGIISLLLAMKDSGLVEKMALLGVNLKPSDFTDESYQFLKETYEQTQDPLFKLMLEQPNIELTDLKKIKVPSLIIAAENDLYRPELFRELNHALKGSKLMIMQGHSHDSYIVNQDLLYEDLLAFFQ, encoded by the coding sequence GTGAAGGTTCAAGCAAAGGGTGTAGAGTTGTTTTATAAAAAATCAGGACAAGGTAAAGCGTTGATCCTTTTACATGGCAATGGTGAGGATCATCATATTTTTGATAAAATTTCAGAAAAATTAGAAAATAATTTTACCGTTTATGCGATAGATAGTAGGAATCACGGTGAAAGTACAAAGACAACTAACTATGATTATGAGGTCATGGCAGAAGACCTTGGTGCTTTTATTCACGCTTTAAAAATCGCCCCTGTCAATATCGTTGGTTTTAGCGATGGTGGAATAATAAGTTTGTTGCTTGCCATGAAAGATTCAGGCTTAGTTGAAAAGATGGCTCTTTTAGGCGTAAATTTAAAGCCATCTGATTTTACTGATGAGAGTTATCAGTTTTTAAAAGAAACTTATGAACAGACGCAAGACCCGCTTTTTAAACTTATGTTGGAACAACCGAATATCGAGTTGACAGACCTTAAAAAGATTAAAGTTCCAAGTCTGATTATTGCGGCTGAAAATGACTTATATCGTCCCGAATTATTTAGAGAACTTAATCATGCCTTAAAAGGTTCAAAGCTTATGATTATGCAAGGTCATAGCCATGACAGCTATATTGTAAACCAAGATCTTTTGTATGAGGATTTACTGGCGTTTTTTCAATAA